The nucleotide window TAAGAAGAGGAATAACTTTCTCATCTTGGAGTAATTTATTTAGGCTAAATCAATGTCAATATTCAACTGTGAAAGATAAAAATACAGTAAATGTCATTTCGCAATTTATGCTCCATCTGACTTTGCACTCTCATTTCTGTTTTGGAGCTTTCATCTTGATATAATCTCTAAATTTATTAGCGTCCTCACTTTATTCTCTGCCATTGAACAAAATACAGAAATATAAACTTTCTTCTTGTGACAGTAGTACCACATTCAATGAACCAACTAGTTGCAGATCATCAAATGCTTCTTAAATAAATGCAAGATCGAATATTATGCTCATTTTTATTGATCAATTGCAAATCCTTTCTGGTCCTCGTAGTACtgacaaaagaaaataaatacatcCAGAAAGCAATTTGACCAACACTTCTGGAAGTTCCTCGCTTGTCCACTCATCCATCACGTATAAACTACTCTTGCACAAAACAACAACCcaatgtaatcccacaagtggggtctgggaagtataggatgtacgcagccttacccctaccctgaaaaGGCAACTCTtgcacaataataaataaaaaatactcgTACAAGATAACAATACGACCACCATGATAGCGAAGCAACCATTCTTCCGCATTTTTCAGAGCACTTATGCCATGATCTTAACTCAAATCATAGGGGGAAAAATGTGTTCCTGTACTGCGGACTGTGTCTGTACTGAGCTGCTCATCAACTGAGAATTGTTAGGGCTAAGTGAAGAGTTCGCAGAACAAATACCATCTTCATCTTCTATGACCATTGCATCCTCATCAGTTGTGCCTCTAGCACGTTGAGAACTTCTATACATGGAAAACATATAAGCAAGAGAGACGTTGCTCTTCTTTGTTTCTCTTAAGGAGCCTGTGGGCTGACAACCACTTGTATCTTCAAGATTTTCACTGGAAGAATTAGCATCGGTTATTGATGCCTCCTCTCTAGGTGAACCACCTGAAGTAAGGCAATGTATATTTCCATCTACGGAACTCTCTGCAGGAAAGCTTGTATCACGTCGAGAGCCTTCCCTTAGCTTCATAAGGGTTGTCTCTGCATTAGAAGGAGGAAAGATTATCAACTAGATTTAACTGATTATTCAGCTTTTAGAAGTATATTTGCTCTTTATCTACTTCAGAAAAAAACTGTTCTTTATCTATGGCACACTATAAAGAATTGACGTGGAAACAAAGGATATTTTTCCAATTCGAATGTGATTTCTTGAATCTGTGGAACTGCAATAGATCTGATACAAACAGCAAACTTGGAGGACTGCCAGATTATATGAAAACCTAGAATATGCTAAAACTGCACTTTGTTTCTTGCACGTTTACCTTGAGCGCTAATTCACTATCAATCAAATATGAAGCTTGACAAGCTGCACTTCTTTTGAGGGCACAACAAAAAGGATCATCATAGAACTAAAAGCTGGAAGAGGAAGATAACATGACAATGGAACAGGTGGGCACACAAGGCAAAGCCCACAGCGGTAAAAGCTTCTTCAAATGAAGTTATCCGTAGATAACCTTTGTACAAAGCTCCTTCTTCCCAAATGGATATTTATACTGTTGATTGTAATGATAAAGATCAGACGGCATGTATTGTTTAAGGTTGACTCAAGGAGTATGTGATGGAcaaagtttgtttgttttctGAAAATAGAAGAGAAAGAAAGCTTCATTGAGAGGGGGGAAATCAAAAGCGATAACTTTAGGAAGTATAAGACATACTTCAGCATTCAAACTTAAAGTTCCAGGAAGATTTAAATATTTATCTGCAGCTGCACTTGATTAttacaaccccccccccccccaactacTGAAAATAGAACTATATCCTCCGTTTCATTTTGGTCCCAAAAATACCTTACTGTTAGTTTATTAGCTCACTTTTACCCCTTTGCTCTCTTGGTGACTCGAACCTGCAATCTCAAGTTGGAGGTAGACGGTGCTTACGACTTGTACAATATAGTCATATCATACCAACATTTAAGCTATAGTTAGATTATTCTGCAAGGATCCATAAATCTAGTGAAGCAACACAAGACAATGAAGCTTCTCTAGTGCCTTCTTATTGACAAGATTGTCACTACTTCAGCTGTTTCAGACTTTATGGACTTGGGGCTTGGGAAGTAACCTAAGAGAATACTAGAGCTCAATTCCTCATTCCTCATGTTATAGATGTACAAGTACAACCATATGATCATTTTCTTCTCAGGGCACCCTCATTTATCTACTTCTACCAATGAGGATAATATACAGCTACTATACTCAGCTACAAGATCTAAATGATGCTCTATGGATACTTCTCACTCTACTACAAAAGACGTCACAAAATCTTCCTTTGCCGTGGTTTTTAATGAACTGACATTAAAAGTtgaaacaataattaattaattactcaCTGACCTTTAAAGCGATGTTCTCTTGTACCTTAGGTACTCATTGGCCTTCAAAGCGAattaatcttgaattttatttgCTTTTGCTCTATAGTGATTTTCCGATACGTAGAAGAAAAATTGGAAGTTATTTTTCCAGATGATCAAATTATGGTTTTAGAATACCAGAACCTGAGAATTTGGAGGCTCAAATTAAAACAGATCTATTATCTTCTGCCCATTCTACAGaatcaattcatttccaaaaaTGATCAAATACCCACCAGTACGCATAATCGATTCCTCAATTCTTATGAAGCCACACATGAATCAACAAAATACAATTACAGAAGATGGAGCAGATACCATTTCAATGATTTGCAAAGAAGGTGGAACTAAGAAGAAAAGGAATTGTACCGTAGATGGAGAGAGAGTCAGCTTTCATGAGCTTCGATGATGGCCTTTCCGACTCCAGTTGCTCCAGCGAGCTAATTGTTGACCGTCTTACTCTTCCCAGcattctctttctctctctatctctctctctctctctctctcaacttTCAGAAACTTCCCAAATAAGACTCCCAAATCTACTTGGCGgcaaaaacaaaataataaatagCGGGAAGTGGGGAAAAACGGGCATGGGCTTAAATTCCTATTTGGGCCAATAAAACGAAAATGTGGTCTGTGCCTAGCTGAGCCTTGACACCAGGTAGCCACTCCAAAGAGATGCTATTTAGAAATTAGCCAGTACTcttgaatttcagtttttcagtttAATTTCTCGGGACAAAAATGTTCTGAATTAtcctgaagttaagatttttagtttaaaatttcagaaTAAAACAAGCACTgactaatctctaaatagcataGCATCCTTGAAAATAGCCATATGCCCTCCacatttaaagaaaattaaatcgcaaatctctatatatatatatatatatatatatatatattcacacacacccaattttaaacttatttacccAATGTATCTAAGTTTTCCTATTTACAGAAAATACCTAAAGTTTGTAAACAAAATTTATACAACTTCGgtcaaaatttatgatttagatacacTTTTTTTTGTACAAAATGCGGTTTAGAaactataatttatatacaacttgTATACAATTATGttagttatatatattttgtatgatGTTTCTACACctgacatacaaaatatatacaatttatttatgtcttcttcttcgaatttcaatctgaaattctAACCAAAATCACGTTGAATCTTCACTAAATTCTctcaaattgagatataaactccaaaggaTATCTTCAATCATTTGCAATAACATCTAATTCAGACAAATAACAATTTCACAAAAAtcaattttcaaattcaaaagtTCGAAGCTTTGAATGACCGTCAACTGAGTTTAGACTCATGTCTTCATGTTTCGTGGCCCTTAAACTAAACTGGCATCCAAATTAGCAAATATTGGAGAAGATTTGAAgttctatttcatattttcttatgaaaaaataaaaaatcaatgaaCATTGAATTGTTGAAATAGCTAACATTGTTAATTCCATATTGGTGTGTTAATATATTTTATAACTATTATGAATTTCCCAATCTATTATTTGTGGATAGGTTTCAACTTGCAAGCGGCATcaaagtgaaggagcaatagaagTTTGAGAACAAATAGcaaaggcaagaataaaatggGGAATTTTGAGGTCTAATAATTACTTTGTATATAAATGGTAAATTGTATATCAACTTATAAGTAAAGAGCTCGTTTGGATATaagaaattttttccttttttccaaaaGAAAAATCACTTTTTTCGAAACCAGTGTTTGTTTATAAAAttctaattttcacttgaagatgcattttggaaattttcgaaaatttgaaaaactccaaaaagttgtttttcaaaattttcactcaaatcactcacaaaacttcaaaagcaatccaaaattatattcatgtccaaacataactctaaatttcaaataccatttttacttgaaaacttTTTCCCccatattttggaattttacaattcttatgtccaaacacccactAAGTTAAAACTTCAATATTGAGGGTAAATAAGTATCAAAAGTATAGATAAGTAAAAATCTCATTAAAAAAAGGTTTAATCCGATCAAGGTGTACTTTTCGTGGTAATTggtttaatttgatgttgtttttgagTGTATTATTGCTTAGATGCGTTATTTGATTTCTTGAGACGCTTTGAAGTGTTAGATATATGGCATTTTAAGTTTTAACTCCTTTAATATTGGTCTAACCCCTAAGCCGGCCATAAATAAGTAAATTTGTGTGCTTTAAATTTGTTGAAATTCTTCTTGACACAGcaaatttaaaatttcagttgGTTGTAATTGTAAATGTTGAGTGCGGGTAAATTTTTCTATTAATTGCAATTCAAATGGTAGTTTGAGCACTGAAATAGCAATCTACACACTAACAGGTTTCAAAATTGGGAATAATTAAGTgcggggagaaattcaaaaataaccagatttataagtggtcattcaaaaatagttacaatttcaaaagtaatagaaatttagccatttttcgtGTAAAGATAATTCTGAACGAAAgcactgttcaaaattcggaaaaatactccagtatgcttatgctggaactccagtataatatatcggttcagcataatatattggaagttcatacacaggtgcaccgatctccagtatattatgctggaactttcggtattgcagcaaaatagtgactatttttcgatgactttgcaaacactgactatttttaaatgaccaatACGAAAATTGGCTAGCTTGATATTTTTACTCAAGTGCATGCATCTAACTATTGGAGTTAGACATAAAATACATAACCCTCCATATGTAGGTCTGCCCATCTGCCCACAGCATAAACAGTACCATTCCTACTGTAAGGGAATCCAGTAATGAATCCTAATGCAATCAACTCTGATTAATTCGGTAACCAACTTTTGACACGCCTATTTAACTtgttaaaaaggaaaataatacgaatatgtcttcttctttttttttttctttatacatGTAATATTGGAAATTCACTAATTCAATTAATTCGAATTCACACCATATATGACTCATTAAAGGAGGAAACGTTTTCTATCAGTAGTTTCTCCATTCTCAGAGCTCGAACAGAGGTTCTAACATAAAGAATTAAAGTGGAGAAATAATTGCAACTGAGACAATTAGTAGAAATATATTTATAGAAACAATTAATTGATGTGTTTACATATTGGACGACAAAGAAGATAATTTTAACTCAAATTAAGAGAGCGGGCAAGACCTATCCAGAAAATGGTTACTACTTACTTAATCTAAATATGTAAAACTCTTGAGAAATACTATTATACTATCTGTATATAGTAGTTGGAAATTTAATGGAAGAGCAGACACAATGATAAATTGATTAATATGATTTCTATAGGTGGGAAGAGGTAGTAGTGCAGGCAATACAAGCGAGCAAGAGAATAGCAGCAGAAACACCATCTTCTTCAACATTGGAGCTGCTCCTCTTGAACTTCCCTTTGTTGCATTGAATTATCATCTGTTTCTGCACTTGATATTTCACCTCTTGTTTCTTCTGTTCTTGCCTTATCTTCATTGCTTCTTCTACTCTTGACACCAttatttcttttgcttttttgaattttttttttcttaaggaGAGGAGAATGATGGTGTTGAAAAAGATAAGAAGTAGTAGTAGGTAGGTATTATAAGGAGAGAGATCAAATGTGCATGAGAATAAACGTTGATTCACTCCCTATATATAGCCTCCAACACATGACTCTCAGCTGAATAATTAATTACACAAGTAACATAAGTAATAGAGGTGGATAGGATGGTAAAGATGGTCATTTTGCAAGAAATCTAAAAAAAGGCAGCTCGATGCACAAAGATTCTTTATTCATATAGGGTTGGGGAAAGACCACACCCCAAAAGTGTGATGTCCACAAACTACTCTAATACAAGCATCAGTGTTGATTCCACGACTCGAACCCTAATGCAAGCATCGGTTTGTTATAAATCTACATAAACAATATAATAGTACTCAGTTTTTTGGCCTTTCCTTTAACCATTTACCGCATGTGAATTTTACTAGTGGTCCCgataatttcaaatttaaaagggaTTTTTTCCGTTGTAATAAAACTTGccaatttgaaagttcaaatagAAGCATACGTTCTATTCCATTAAATTAAACTAGATATACCTTTATAACCTTTTCCCCTAGATGAGAGGAAAAGTTTTACCAGCTAGTTATATCCAACTTCATATCTTTCACAGGTAAAAGCGTAATATTAAAACTTTATTTCAGAACCACAATTTAATTTGAAACCTTCTACCACCAAAGGCCAAAGCCAGCCTTGCAAAAGTAGAAAAAGATGGTTGAGAAAAGTTTAAAGTCTGTGAAAAGGTTAAAGATGGTTGAGAGATATATTGCCTATTTTTTATTTATCTTAAACCAAGCTAGGAGGGAGGAATCACCAACACCCAACTAACATTTCTTTAATTACTCTTCCCTTCTCCTTAGTTTACTTTAGTCTTTGAATTGTATATTCAGTTACTAGGTGCTATAAGTTCCACATAATtgggatttaaaaaaaaaattgaaagcaGTTACTAATTAAGGACTTGGCAAGTAtatattttaaagagaaattttcataaagcactactTTTTAAAGCTTAAATACCATACGTAACTATAAGTTGCTTTATTAATATTCGTACCTATAATTTAATTGTTACCAACCTGTGTCAATTGTATTCGTTGCGTATCGAATACAACAAAGGCGAAATAGAGGGGTGTATACAAAGGGTACAACATGTACCAACTGTATTCGTTGACGCAACCAATGCGAAATATAGAAATACGAAGAAATAGAATGGCCTCGTTAAGAGTCAAATACAAGGCCTCTACTTACTAAGCCAGTGTTCTAATCAATTGAATTACAAGAGCTTTTTGCTCTTTTATTTCAGTTCAAAACAATTGGTCTCTTGTTTCAGTACTATATAtggatttgctataaaattcaaatattacTATGAATAGTAATTTTTTGAAAGTATAACTATGAATGGTAAATATAGTATATATGCTTGTTGTGTCGCgtaatttttcctaattttttttcCCCTTTCAGCAATTGCCGAACATGACATTATGATTGTGATCATGTTGTTTATGGTATAGCAATAATCTCCCTGAGAAATTACAAAAAACAATACTTGTTCAAGTTGTTAGAATAAACTTATCTGGATTATTTTGGTCATATTTAGCATTGGATTCTCCTTGCACTGTCCGATCATACAGTATGATTCATACTATATAGTATAGGTAGAATCAACTAATAATAATGGATTTACTTGATTATAATTAATCTTAGTTTATATATTAGCAAAATTACAATCAATACTGCAGATTCTTAATCGTTGGATGATTGGGTAATTATGGAAAAACATATACAGAAAAACAAAAGATGAGTAAACCACAGCTAGATCCCCCATTATTATGCCATCATACTCCTAAATAGCTGTGAATAATGTACATTATTTTTGGACTCTAACTGAACTCTAGTAATTGAAGAAAACAACTtgttacttttttttattattattatttttctggaTTTTGTATATTTGGTCAACAAGTACTTGAAGTTTGAAGACATGAAATCCCATGTGCAAAGCCATGTGAGCATGTTCCACTGACCCATCTTCCTTGTCCCAATATATATTAATTCCTcttctcaacaacaacaacaacaactcagtataatctcacttagtggggtctggaaagaatagtgtgtacgcagaccttactcctaccatgggtagagaggctgtttcaaAATAaaacccccggcatccttccctccaaaaatttcccaccttgctctttgggagactcgaactcacaacctcttctCCTTAGCTTAATTAGGCTTTTGTTTTTTTGCTTTGTCACTCTCGCAAAGGGAGCCTtcgcgtaactggtaaagttattGCCATGTGAACAGAAGACACGGGTTCAAGTCggggaaacagcctcttgcaaaaatgcaaggTAAGGCGGCGTAtaatagactcttgtggtccggcccttacCCGAATTCTGTACAATAGTGGGAGTTTAGTGCACCGAACTGCCTTTTTTGTCACTATCATATCTACCCCTTTTTTTCAACATCCATATTATGAAGCATCATTGTTTATAACAGTATAGCTAGCCGTTGTCCAAATCATGTCTCAATTCAAAGTACAGTACTAtcttttgataaattaattatCTCCCATAGCAGAATTAATTATAAGAAATTATCAGAGGCTGTACGGAGGACGAACTTCAATTAACGTGTTTCTCAATTCATGCTGCTGCGGATAAAGAAGATACTAGCATAGAACATAACTAAGTGAAGTTACATATGGCACAGCAGAAGTTTCACCTCTATACACatgttatgtaaaaaaaattacTCTAATTAGAGGAAGAAATCAGACTTTTTGTGGCGACTTATTTATTGCAACAAAATCTAGACTTTTTGTGGCGACTCTAATTGTCACTACAGAACGTAAACTTTAGTGGCGAGATTTCTCAGGTCACTTTTAATACATGCAGCTAATTGTCCATAACACATGAGACTACTAACGTataaatcaaaaataattatGTTACTGTTACGACAAGTTAAAGTACACTGAGGAATTAAGCTTAAATCTCACAAGAGATTTGAAACACTTATAACTAtagtaaaaggaaaaaaaaaggagtaCGAAGAAGAGATAGACATATACAAACTAGGTTCGTGATTATTGGAAAGACAAAGGGATCTTTACTCAAATAGCCAGCAGAttgcttatttatttttttagccaGTATGTacaaattatacatatatattatatatgaattatacaaatattatacATCTACTGGTTATTTTAAGTTTAAGCAGTTGGGCGGCGAGTGGGCATTAATTCAATGCATGAAACATGAAGGACCAAAATTGATAGCACATATGTTTGTTGCCAATGAAACGGACAAGGAATGGGGTTTAATGCATGAGCCCATTATTCTTAACATGAAGGGGCCATGGGTCAAGAAAATGGGTTGTTGCCCATTTTCGCAGCAACTGTTCTTTCTGGTCTCCGCACCCTTACAACTCTGATGGCGACTTCTGATATCGAATTTGAATATATTCCTAAAATTGAACTAACAATAGTTGCatagatttttttttgaaaaggtcCTACTTAAATTAATAAGATTTTTATGTTTATTAGGCACATTCTTATTTTGTTGAGTGCTGAAAACGTTGGCACTGAACAACGTTGGCACATTCTAATGTTGCTTCCTGAGTTTGGCCAGGGCGAAGTGCACATAGAGCCGATTTCTAGACCCCATTTTTAAGCCATAGTCGAAGTTTCTAACTTTTACAAGTTTAAAGCAATGTTAGGCACGCaaatttgaaattttggcatACGTGTCGGAAAATTAGCTTGGCAAAGCCTAACTTTAGATAATATCAAGTAAACTTTAGAATATTTTTGCCTGAAGTTCTAAGGATAGATAACTAAAGTTCAtgcatttttatat belongs to Nicotiana tabacum cultivar K326 chromosome 6, ASM71507v2, whole genome shotgun sequence and includes:
- the LOC107787154 gene encoding uncharacterized protein LOC107787154, giving the protein MLGRVRRSTISSLEQLESERPSSKLMKADSLSIYETTLMKLREGSRRDTSFPAESSVDGNIHCLTSGGSPREEASITDANSSSENLEDTSGCQPTGSLRETKKSNVSLAYMFSMYRSSQRARGTTDEDAMVIEDEDGICSANSSLSPNNSQLMSSSVQTQSAVQEHIFPPMI